In Streptomyces sp. NBC_00341, the DNA window GGGTCGCCCTCCTCGCCGCACAGGCCCGCCGCCTGCGGGTGCGCACGGTCGCGGTCGCCGCCCCCGAAGCGGTCCCCGCCCTGCGCGAGGCGCTGCGGCAGGAGTACGGAACCGCGCAACAGCTCCCGGAGATCCTCGCCGGTCCGGACGCGGCCACCGAACTGGCCGCCAGTGACTGCCACACCGTGCTCAACGGGATCACCGGCTCGATCGGACTGGCGCCCACGCTGGCCGCGCTCCGGGCGGGCCGCACCCTGGCCCTCGCCAACAAGGAGTCGCTGATCGTCGGCGGTCCGCTGGTCAAGGCACTGGCCGCGCCGGGCCAGATCATCCCGGTCGACTCCGAGCACGCCGCCCTCTTCCAGGCGCTGGCCGCCGGGAAGCGCGACGACGTGCGCAAGCTCGTCGTCACCGCGTCCGGCGGCCCGTTCCGCGGCCGCACCAGGAGCGAGCTGGCCGACGTCACGAGGGAGCAGGCGCTCGCGCACCCGACCTGGGCCATGGGCCCGGTCATCACGATCAACTCCGCGACCCTGGTCAACAAGGGGCTCGAGGTCATCGAGGCGCACCTCCTCTACGACATCCCCTTCGACCGGATCGAGGTCGTGGTCCACCCCCAGTCCTACGTCCACTCCATGGTGGAGTTCACCGACGGCTCGACCCTCGCCCAGGCCACCCCGCCCGACATGGGCGGACCGATCGCCATCGGCCTCGGCTGGCCGCACCGCGTGCCCGACGCCGCCCCCGCCTTCGACTGGTCGAAGGCCTCGTCCTGGGAGTTCTTCCCGCTGGACACCGAGGCGTTCCCGTCCGTCGGCCTCGCCCGGCACGTGGGCACCCTGGGCGGCACCGCACCGGCCGTGTTCAACGCGGCCAACGAGGAGTGCGTGGACGCGTTCCTGTCCGGACGCCTCCCGTTCAACGGCATCATGGACACCGTCACCGCGGTGGTGGCCGAACACGGAACGCCCCCGACGGGAACTTCCCTCACCGTCGCGGACGTCCTTGAAGCGGAGGCCTGGGCGCGGACCCGGGCCCGGGAACTCTCGGCCGAGGCCGCAGCGGAGGCGCGCGCATGAGTATGACGTCGGTCCTGTTGACCGTTCTGGGTATCGCCGTCTTCGTCGTCGGGCTGCTCTTCTCCATCGCCTGGCACGAGCTGGGACACCTCTCGACCGCGAAGCTCTTCGGCATCCGGGTACCCCAGTACATGGTCGGCTTCGGCCCGACGGTCTGGTCCCGCAAGAAGGGCGACACGGAGTACGGGTTCAAGGCCATCCCTGCGGGCGGCTACATCCGCATGATCGGGATGTTCCCGCCGGGGCCCGACGGCCGGATCGAGGCACGCTCCACGTCACCGTGGCGCGGCATGATCGAGGACGCCAGATCGGCCGCCTTCGAGGAGCTGGAGCCGGGCGACGAGAAGCGCCTCTTCTACACGCGCAAGCCGTGGAAGCGCGTGATCGTGATGTTCGCCGGACCGTTCATGAACCTGGTCCTGGCCGTCGCGATCTTCCTCGGCGTGGCCATGACCTTCGGTTTCCAGACCCAGACGACCGAGGTCGCCGGCGTCCAGAAGTGCGTGATCTCCCAGAGCGAGAAGCGCGAGACCTGCAAGTCGACCGACCCGGTCTCGCCCGCCCAGGCGGCCGGGCTCCGGGAGGGCGACAAGATCGTCGCGTTCAACGGCCGGCCGATCGACACGTGGTCCGTGCTCTCCGACAAGATCCGCGACACGATCGGCCCCGCCACCATCACGGTCCAGCGGGACGGCCGGGAGCAGACCCTGCACGCCGTGCTCAAGAAGAACGCGGTGGCGAAGAAGGACTCCGACGGCGAGGTGATCCCCGGCAAGTTCGTCTCCGCCGGCTACCTCGGATTCGCCGCGCAGACGGAGATCATCCCGCTCTCCTTCGGCGACTCGGTCGTCCGCATGGGCGACATGTTCGAGAACGGCGTCGACTCGATCATCGCCCTGCCGTCCAAGATCCCCGCACTCTGGAACGCGGCCTTCGACGGCGGCGAGCGCGCGGACGACTCCCCGGTGGGCGTCGTCGGCGCGGCCAGGATCGGCGGAGAGGTGATGACGCTGGACGTCCCGGCGCAGAACCAGATCGCGATGATGCTGTTCCTGCTGGCCGGCTTCAACCTCTCGCTGTTCCTCTTCAACATGCTGCCGCTGCTGCCGCTGGACGGCGGTCACATCGCGGGAGCCCTGTGGGAGGCGCTGCGCCGGAACGCGGCGCGCGTCTTCAAGCGGCCCGACCCTGGCCCCTTCGACGTCGCCAAGCTGATGCCCGTCGCCTACGTGGTCGCCGGGGTGTTCATCTGCTTCACGCTGCTCGTGCTGGTGGCCGACGTCGTCAATCCGGTCAAGATCACCTGACCGGTGCGACGGGACGCACCCGATGTATCCCGAGTGACGGCGGATGCGCGTGATGCGTCCGGTGGCCCACATTTTGTGCGGACGCCGGACGCCGTGTGCCTCAGGTTGTCCTCGGTGCCGTAACCTCGAAGGTCGGAGCCCGCCGATCTCGGGACGTTGATCCAAACCTTGGGGATGCTCAGCGCATGACTGCGATTTCTCTCGGAATGCCTACCGTTCCGACCCAGCTCGCCGTACGGCGGGTCAGCCGCAAGATCCAGGTCGGGTCGGTGGCGGTCGGCGGGGACGCGCCGGTCTCCGTGCAGTCGATGACGACGACACGCACGTCCGACATCGGCGCGACACTGCAGCAGATCGCGGAGCTGACGGCCTCCGGCTGTCAGATCGTGCGGGTGGCGTGCCCGACCCAGGACGACGCGGACGCGCTCAAGACGATCGCGTCGAAGTCGCAGATCCCGGTCATCGCGGACATCCACTTCCAGCCGAAGTACGTGTTCGCGGCGATCGACGCGGGCTGCGCGGCGGTACGGGTGAACCCCGGCAACATCAAGCAGTTCGACGACAAGGTGAAGGAGATCGCGCGGGCCGCCAAGGACGCCGGGACCCCGATCCGGATCGGCGTGAACGCCGGCTCGCTGGACGCACGGCTCCTGAAGAAGTACGGCAAGGCGACCCCCGAGGCACTGGTCGAGTCGGCCCTGTGGGAGGCGTCCCTCTTCGAGGAGCACGGCTTCCGCGACATCAAGATCTCGGTCAAGCACAACGACCCGGTCGTGATGGTCAACGCCTACCGCCAGCTCGCCGCGCAGAGCGACTACCCGCTCCACCTCGGCGTCACGGAGGCCGGACCGGCGTTCCAGGGCACCATCAAGTCCGCCGTGGCCTTCGGCGCGCTGCTGAGCGAGGGCATCGGTGACACGATCCGCGTCTCGCTGTCCGCGCCGCCCGCGGAGGAGGTCAAGGTCGGGCTCCAGATCCTGGAGTCGCTGAACCTGAAGCAGCGCCGGCTGGAGATCGTGTCCTGCCCGTCGTGCGGTCGCGCCCAGGTGGACGTGTACAAGCTCGCGGACCAGGTCACCGCTGGTCTGGAGGGCATGGAGGTGCCGCTGCGGGTCGCCGTGATGGGCTGCGTCGTCAACGGCCCCGGCGAGGCCCGCGAGGCCGACCTCGGCGTCGCCTCCGGCAACGGCAAGGGTCAGATCTTCGTCAAGGGCGAGATCATCAAGACGGTGCCCGAGTCGAAGATCGTCGAGACCCTCATCGAGGAAGCCCTCAAGATCGCCGAACAGATGGAGAAGGACGGCATCGCCTCCGGCGAGCCCGAGGTCTCCATCAGCTGACCCCGCCGACCTCATGAAAACCGTTGCAGCGCCCCGCCGGAGAACCTCCGCGGGGCGTTGCGCGTGAGCAGGCTCACCGCCTTCCGCAGAAGCCGTTCACGGCCACGAGCGGCGCCCCACGGGCTCTTTCGGTACAGTGCGGAAATCAGCAGACCGCATGGTGAGGCCCCCTCGTGTTGACGCAGACCACCACTCGGGTCCTCGAACCCAGCGACCTCGGCGCCGCCCTCGCGGTGCTGGAGAGCGAACCCGTAGCCAACGCCTTCGTGACCTCCCGGGTCCAGATCGCGGGCCTCGACCCATGGCGCCTCGGCGGCGAGATGTGGGGCTGGTACGCGAACGGGCGGCTGCGCTCCCTCTGCTACTCCGGGGCCAACCTCGTGCCCATCTGTGCCGGACCCGAAGCCGTCAGGGCCTTCGCGGACCGGGCCCGCAGGGCAGGCCGCCGCTGCTCCTCGATCGTCGGCCCCGCCGAGCCCACCGCA includes these proteins:
- a CDS encoding RIP metalloprotease is translated as MSMTSVLLTVLGIAVFVVGLLFSIAWHELGHLSTAKLFGIRVPQYMVGFGPTVWSRKKGDTEYGFKAIPAGGYIRMIGMFPPGPDGRIEARSTSPWRGMIEDARSAAFEELEPGDEKRLFYTRKPWKRVIVMFAGPFMNLVLAVAIFLGVAMTFGFQTQTTEVAGVQKCVISQSEKRETCKSTDPVSPAQAAGLREGDKIVAFNGRPIDTWSVLSDKIRDTIGPATITVQRDGREQTLHAVLKKNAVAKKDSDGEVIPGKFVSAGYLGFAAQTEIIPLSFGDSVVRMGDMFENGVDSIIALPSKIPALWNAAFDGGERADDSPVGVVGAARIGGEVMTLDVPAQNQIAMMLFLLAGFNLSLFLFNMLPLLPLDGGHIAGALWEALRRNAARVFKRPDPGPFDVAKLMPVAYVVAGVFICFTLLVLVADVVNPVKIT
- the dxr gene encoding 1-deoxy-D-xylulose-5-phosphate reductoisomerase; protein product: MSDSPAPLADPHLVFDAVEGRRDLVILGSTGSIGTQAIDLVLRNPDRFRVTALSAAGGRVALLAAQARRLRVRTVAVAAPEAVPALREALRQEYGTAQQLPEILAGPDAATELAASDCHTVLNGITGSIGLAPTLAALRAGRTLALANKESLIVGGPLVKALAAPGQIIPVDSEHAALFQALAAGKRDDVRKLVVTASGGPFRGRTRSELADVTREQALAHPTWAMGPVITINSATLVNKGLEVIEAHLLYDIPFDRIEVVVHPQSYVHSMVEFTDGSTLAQATPPDMGGPIAIGLGWPHRVPDAAPAFDWSKASSWEFFPLDTEAFPSVGLARHVGTLGGTAPAVFNAANEECVDAFLSGRLPFNGIMDTVTAVVAEHGTPPTGTSLTVADVLEAEAWARTRARELSAEAAAEARA
- the ispG gene encoding flavodoxin-dependent (E)-4-hydroxy-3-methylbut-2-enyl-diphosphate synthase, with protein sequence MTAISLGMPTVPTQLAVRRVSRKIQVGSVAVGGDAPVSVQSMTTTRTSDIGATLQQIAELTASGCQIVRVACPTQDDADALKTIASKSQIPVIADIHFQPKYVFAAIDAGCAAVRVNPGNIKQFDDKVKEIARAAKDAGTPIRIGVNAGSLDARLLKKYGKATPEALVESALWEASLFEEHGFRDIKISVKHNDPVVMVNAYRQLAAQSDYPLHLGVTEAGPAFQGTIKSAVAFGALLSEGIGDTIRVSLSAPPAEEVKVGLQILESLNLKQRRLEIVSCPSCGRAQVDVYKLADQVTAGLEGMEVPLRVAVMGCVVNGPGEAREADLGVASGNGKGQIFVKGEIIKTVPESKIVETLIEEALKIAEQMEKDGIASGEPEVSIS